A region from the Spea bombifrons isolate aSpeBom1 chromosome 7, aSpeBom1.2.pri, whole genome shotgun sequence genome encodes:
- the CNOT9 gene encoding CCR4-NOT transcription complex subunit 9, with product MHSLATAAPVPTALAQVDREKIYQWINELSSPDTRENALLELSKKRESVPDLAPMLWHSFGTIAALLQEIVNIYPSINPPTLTAHQSNRVCNALALLQCVASHPETRSAFLAAHIPLFLYPFLHTVSKTRPFEYLRLTSLGVIGALVKTDEQEVINFLLTTEIIPLCLRIMESGSELSKTVATFILQKILLDDTGLAYICQTYERFSHVAMILGKMVLQLSKEPSARLLKHVVRCYLRLSDNPRAREALRQCLPDQLKDTTFAQVLKDDTTTKRWLAQLVKNLQEGQVTDPRGIPLPPQ from the exons ATGCACAGCCTGGCCACAGCGGCG CCTGTGCCGACCGCACTAGCCCAGGTGGACAGAGAGAAGATTTACCAATGGATCAATGAGCTGTCGAGTCCCGATACCCGTGAGAATGCCTTACTGGAGCTCAGCAAGAAGCGGGAGTCCGTCCCAGACCTCGCACCCATGCTGTGGCACTCGTTCGGCACCATTGCTGCACTTTTACAG gaaattgtaaatatatatccatCAATAAACCCACCCACGCTGACAGCTCATCAGTCTAACAGAGTCTGCAATGCCCTTGCACTACTGCAGTGTGTCGCCTCACACCCTGAAACCAG GTCTGCGTTTCTCGCAGCCCACATCCCTCTGTTCCTCTACCCTTTCCTGCACACCGTAAGTAAGACTCGCCCGTTTGAATATCTGCGACTTACCAGCCTTGGAGTCATTG GAGCACTTGTGAAGACAGATGAACAAGAAGTTATAAACTTCCTCCTGACCACAGAGATAATCCCACTGTGCCTGCGTATTATGGAGTCTGGAAGCGAGCTCTCCAAAACG gttGCAACGTTTATCCTTCAGAAGATTCTGCTGGACGATACAGGCCTCGCTTACATCTGCCAGACATATGAGAGATTTTCTCATGTTGCTATGATTTTG GGTAAAATGGTGCTGCAGCTTTCAAAAGAGCCATCGGCCAGGCTGCTGAAACACGTCGTCCGTTGCTATCTTCGCCTGTCTGACAACCCAAG AGCACGAGAGGCATTGAGACAGTGCCTTCCTGACCAATTAAAAGACACCACTTTTGCCCAAGTACTGAAGGATGACACCACAACCAAACGCTGGCTGGCACAGTTGGTTAAGAACCTGCAAGAAGGTCAAGTAACTGACCCCAGAGGAATACCTCTCCCTCCTCAATAA